ATCACTACTCTGGCCATGggtcaaataatgaaaaataatttaaagccCTGTTAAGTTTCGTCTGACCTTTCTGCTTTCTTCATGTGTCAATTTTCTCACCATGGTTTAAGTCGTATTAGTCTAACTGCTTCTATGTGCGTCTGTCTGTTGTCCCCTGCAGGACATTTCTCGGGATGGAAGTGTCTAATGGGCATGCCCAGTTGTTGGACCTGGTCCAAGTAGTAGACAAAACAATGGCAGAGTTTCACTTGGACCCTTTCTATAAGGTCACTCATCAATTAATTTGAACCCAAGCAAAGTGAATTGtatcattagcagcacctgtttgtgtgtcaccTTTTAGTGTTCACTAGTCTCTTACTGTTGTTGAATTGTTGGTACTAGAGTATTTACCCTGAATCTGCATCAAAGTACATAGCACAGTTTTCAGAGTgatctaaaatgaaaaaaatatcagacaaTGAGTGGTTGTAAGTAATTGTCTTTGAATAATTGTCAAATCATCTAAAATAATCTAAAGTAGCGCTTGTGACCTATCTTCTTCATGTTCCATTTTTCTAGGATCCATCTTTCCATGTGAGTTTAGCCTGGTGTGTTGGAGATTTGAGGGAACAGATGAAGGAAGGAATTCAGGAGCTGCAGGTACATGGATGTCATGGGTCTGATGACTctaagcattgtttttttttgtttagttttgttgttCCTTATTGTCATGTAAAATCCaaagatatactgtacattGAACGATATACTGATATAATGTACCCCAGTATATTTGAAACTGATTTTATGTTTGCAGACAAGTAGGCCAACTAATGTAGCTGACCGTTGATTGAGCTGGTATTTGCATTACTGTTGTTAGAAACTGCAATAAAATAAGGCAGTGAAGATTGAAGATACTCTTAAGAAAAACTAATATAATCTGTCCACAGAGGTCAGTGATATGTTTTTTAACCGTGAAATGACATGTTCAGGTCAGAATTCTTTATTGAACCAAATGAATGCGTTCTTacatttgttcagtgttttgtgTCGGCTGTTATGCATTTCAGTTGGGAATAACAAAAGATGTATTCTAGTTTGGCCTTAAGTTTCATATATTTGACTTCAACAAAATCAGTCTGAACACTCTTGACCAAAGAAAAAGCTGCTGAGGAAAAGTTGAATTCAGATGACACTAACTTGGACTTGTTCAGTTTTGAAATGACACTCTTTACCAGCTTACCAATGTTCACATGTCTCTGATTTTTCATGTTAGAGTCTGGTTGATGATCATGAAGAAGGACCATTTCAGCTAATGTTGGATTGCGTTGAGGTGCAATGCAGGACAGGAAACAAGACCTTTCGTTTCCCTCTGTAGCTCTTAGATTGGATGCATAGTGTACCCTGACCTCTGGACCTTTTGTATGTTTCTTCTTACCCTCAGAGGTTTGGGCCAAAAACGTCACTAGCATCTCATATCAAGTTACAGGCCATGCTGAAATGCCAGAAGAAGGACTTGCTATATTTTATACTGCAGTTTTGGATATTTTTGAccataaaaagaaatgttgttaCATACTCTTCTTGGGTAAtaattattaatgttaatatgaaataaacataataagaagataatgtgataaataataaatcttgtACTGTTTGTAGGTAAAGCTgttttgaacttgtttttttttttttgtttaaatggcATTGAATAATGTAAGAGACATGAAAACATCTTGGTGAATTTTCATTTCTGAGAAGTCATTTTTGGCCAGTGGAGATTTCTCTCTACGAGCTTTAATGAACATCATTCACTGACACTTTTGTAACCTTTTGTTAATGGACAACACCATAGACAACACTGACTATTGaatatctttaaatatttctcCAACAATGCCCTAGTTAACTAAACAGAGAGTGTATCCAttataaaatgaacttttatgTGTAAAATCCTACAACTTAAAATGAAGTGTGGTATATTCAGTAAAGGAGGCCTCTATCTTATTCACTGAAGGTAGAGCAATCAGCACTGATGACATGTTACGCCTGTGGGACATctcaatacatttgtttttcaacaaGGCTGCATATGTAAGCATGTTGCTGCCacctgagttaaaaaaaatgtcacatcatAATGAGAGAGCAGTTTATTATTATAGTAAGATGTTTGAGGAAGTTAGCTTTCTCTTTATAACAATATACAACATTTCTGGATTCAAACTGAGGTGTtttatgtgaaaacattttaaattggtAAACATATTTCCTCCTGATAAAACGCTTCACTATATGATAAGTTGGTCACAGGCAACAGTGGACTTCATTGCTCTGGCTGCAAACTGGCACAGTGTATCTTTGATCTATAGAGCCTTCTGCCAATATAATCATAAATACAGggtacacatttatacacacatgAAAGTGTCACCTTTGACAGCTGAGGAAGTTTGGACTGTCTGATGATCATGAGAGCTCATTATTCTGGAGTGGTGGAGAGTAATGGCTAGCAGCAACACCACTCATAACCTCACTGCTCTTTAGAGTTCTGAAGTCAACAGGACATACCTTGAGTACAAGCCTCCCTACCCTGCAGGACATTTTCACAACAAGCAATTATGACCAGGATCGAAAAGGATTCCCACTTCCTAGCAATGGATTGTTTATGTTGCTACCCTCCCCCCCTAATTTTCAcatccttgtctcctctcttggaTCGATCGTTCCCCTTTCCGCCATGCACCTGGAGtagatgaagagaaagaaggCTTCTGTCCAAAGATGTGACATGATTGGTTTGAAGATTTGGCATTCAACGAAATGCAGCGCCTCCTCACCGTTTATTACTCTGTATCAATATCCTGAATATATtgatacacaaaaaaaatgatacagGATAATCTCATTTCGAAGTAGTGTGGCATCACATAAAGCAGCAGTTTGTTcaaaatgaaactgtatggtCCAATAATCTACCTTCAAGAAGAAAGTATAAAAGCATAGTGAAGAGCTTTTGTTAATTAAGATCATCATGACACAGCAGGTGTTACACTTGGAAAACCAGTATATCAACTTGGTCTGATTATAAAGGCTGCATGGAGCAATTACTGACAGGGAGTCAGGTCTGCCTGTTTTGCAATCTCGTGTTATCAAGCCTGTctcaacaaagacaaactaaTATTAAACAAGTCAAGAGAATATCAGATTCTTAACCACAAAACTTGAAAGCCTCCTTATTCATTCCTGTCTTAGTGGGTCTGAAGCATTACACAATAACCATACATGACAAAGGGATGTAAGTAAGGCTTTTTGGAACTGGTGGCGAGTTAAAATCTTTGTTTGAAGGATAGCTCAGGAGGCAGAAATATGTGCAAAAAGAAGTGGTTTTATTAgccaaaaatgaaaagaaaggagtCGAGTTCAATTAAAATAATGCAAATTAACATGAAACCAACTGAAAAATAGCCTCACAGCACTGCTACCTTCAACAATTTCCCCCAGACAGTGGGTGCTTGTCATTATGTTAATTTGGGCTTTCTAGAGTCACGTCCTCTCTCCCCAGCTGAAATGGAAAACATCCCAGAGCATCCCCGTTTCCAGAGGATCTTCCAATCCATGGCTAAATCCTAATCTCCACCCTGTAGTCTAAGCACTGTTCCTCGTGTCTCTCTTTCAATTCCCCACTGAGGAGGTTGAGGGAGGTGAGTGGACACATTACTGTAAAAGAATGGAAACGGATCCGTAGTCTGAGACACCTTTAATACATTCTTGGCCCCGTCCAAATTTGGTCAAACATTTGCAGAGATAAGGGAAGTCATAGGGTGCACTACTGAAACGATGGTGTGacaatatttcaaaatgaagttttatatcaattttttacttttaatttgaacTCCTGAGTCTGTCAATACAGCTGATGAGTAATAATACAAATTGTCCACATAAAACATGATAATTGAAAGCCTGTTTTATTTAACCTGGTTGTGGAAACAACAATACTGCCTCTGAATAGGCACAGGTGCCTCAGTTAGCCTGATCCCTCTGCAGGCTGTAGGGACTTTGGGGCAGGTGAAAAGGTATGGAGGAAACCTTTCCACAGGGTCACTTATTTTTAGAGCTTTTTTGGACGAATAAAATAGATGAGTAAAATACATATCCATTCTGTATAGAAACTCCTATCCATCTCATTTGGCTACAAGCATTTTCTTGAACTTTCAACTACAAAAATAAATGGAGCAAACTCCTTTTAGTTTAAGTTGGTGAGATGCAGTTAACATTTTGTACAGAGGCTGATCAGTGTGCTTTGAGTAACGACTTTTGTCAACTTAAATATCCCAGGCGTGTTTTGTAATTTCAATATGTAAACAGCACTAAAACATGATCTGATGCACTGAGAATTTTATAATTACTGCATGTTCTGTACCATTTGACTAACATCAtaacagtaaaataattcaaaaaatATCTTCGCAAAATTATTAAAAAGATATGACTTTGATTTATATCAAAGAAAGTGGCACATACATCCTTTCTGTGGCTTTTAACTTGAACACTCAATTACATACTGAAGGTATAGTAGGCTAATCCTTGGGACTTCATCACTGATACgaatataaaaaaatccatttgtatagccgttttcacatatgcactccggataatatctagatatttacaggaggacttctccggagattctcctgacctagccgttcacatatgctcctcacagcgggggactttccctgtcagaggggaggggggtcgggtgatttcccgaggtaagacgtgacgtaaataaacaacgtggaagtagcggccgtagctaCAGAGTGcactacacgacgttataatgagaatatttgcctttatatcaatgctatgtgtaatccaatggaatgacaacatccacaaaagagaggagaacaacatactgacgaacagaaaacataatgcagccgtttaattacgtgcacggagattgTAGTGGTCACGTGCAGACACTgtagccggtcactatataaacgtcactcgggtcccattggctcgaattgaaatctccggagtatatgcggccacgttcagacatcagctcactcggatattctgcggataaaatactaggggtctggccggataaactccgggtaaagtctgcgagAAAAATGCGGCTGCTTGTgttcacatatagcctaaagaacctccgggtagactaatctccagagtttttcaggagatttccgtatgtgtgaaaagggtttatgtgaTCACTTGACAGAACATAACCTGATATAAGTACACTGTGcgtttaaaacttttaaataatttaaaacttAAATTCTGCAATTGTACTACAAAATTCCTAATACTGTTTCTCTTCAGAGACGTAACAAGCGAGTATTTTGGCAGTGACGGTTCAAAGGAACTgtaacagtctgtgtgtgtgtgtgtgtgtgtgtgtgtgtgtgtgtgtgtgtgtgtgtgtgttgagcatGTTTATAATGATATGTTTGGATAAAGCCGCCAGCTCCCTCTTAACCTGACCCACTACATCATGGAGAGAACAGCACATTCTTGATGTAAGCCACTGTTGTGACGTTCAATAACATGTCCACATGTTCATTCCCTGGAAGTTCTTTTAACATAACAGGCTGCTTTTGCTTTCCCATCCAACGTTTGCACTGAATAGCACTGAGCATGTTTACTGTCCCATCGCCATCACCAAACACCACTGTGGGCTCCACATCTGGGAATTTGTCAGAGTAATGGAAGGCCTCAGAGGTGGGAATGCCGCTGCCATACAAGCAGTGGACAACCACCCCAGGAGGTGTAAGATCGGCCACCAACGACTCCGTGTCCTGCCGCATTAACCAGCCATCTTCAAAACCAATGTCTGAGAAGAGTTGTTTGTAGTCCAGCACAGTGTAGTTGGTGGTGGGTGTTTGAACCAAGACCTGGGggaaggaaacatttttttattgcgTTTTATATGGTATATGGTAATCTTTACCAAATGTTTAATATAGTTCTGTTATGTTCACACTACATTTATAACACGTTATTCCCCATCCTCCAGTTTCTAAACAGCACTAAATAAAACACTTCTACTACAGGTCAGGTACTGAAAGCCATGTTATTAGGACCTTCGACCGGAGGAACTTTCCCCCAGAACTATGGTCTTTTTAAAGAACTACGTGCGTTTCGACCAAATCTACCAGGGTATAAATGTAGTTCTGGGGTAGAAGATCTACCCCTAAAAAGACCCTGATAGGGGTTATGTACTTTCTAAAGGTCCAGGGACTTCTGACAACAGGGCATGCAGCCCCGGCAGTGCTGAATGTCTCGGATTGGTCAGGCACAGCAGGGTTTTAGATCACCCACAGTTTACATTCTCAAGAAACttaacaaacatgaacacacaaggacacacacctgATCTTTTGGCCAAGAATGGGCATAGGGGAGCAGCCATGAGGTGGACACAGCAGAGCGTTGCTGCGAGCGAATCTTTAACGGGCTGATCACAGGGATGCGGTTGTTATCTCCtgtagagagagaaggagaaccAGTGACATAGAAGAGAAACTCAGCAAATAATTTCCAGCTTAAAACACAAAAGTAGGCATACTTAAAACAGGAGAGGTTGCAGCGCAATTGTTTATAGGAATGTCACTGTACCAGTAGTGTAGTGACGACGTAGGCCGAAAGTCgcctttgtcttggccaaaaagttgcaattgaacacaccgcaaagactacagccaacggccaaccaccatgtacgttctgcgcatgcttaagaggaaataactctccatgccagcaggcagcGGTAGTcggttgttatgatacgagacgCCAATTCAACATGTTCAACAGCCGAAAAAAGGCATACTGGTGCTGACGGGTAGcaacggagctggacacaccgcaaaaaagAGTCAACATGAAACGACGCTAGTTGACCCCTCTGTATGGAGGTTACAATCTTCTAAAcggttgtttaaaatgttacttaTTGTTTGCGAGTGTCTTACTAACCGCCTGTGGAGGAGTTGCTACAAGGATAACAGAACTATAACAGTTCATGAATACAAaacataatatattttatatgaatGTCGATAAATGCTAATGGAGTAGAGAGCTAAAattaagtacaaaaaaaaaaatgaaaacatgcagaTTAATTTCCTTAAAGAAACTCATCAAAATcagaacatgaaaaatgtaaaagatttgaaatgaaaaacactcCATTGCGAGTATTAATGtttaaggcagggttggtaatttcggaaaactagcatgattttgtaGGAGCATTCCTTCAGTGCTTCGTCCCATcacctcccctctgtgctccctcaaaagcaaTGCCcatcacttacatgcacaagcgaaCCTCAGCCCATCTACACGTcagcattgtgtagaaactacgtcgtctcatgtctcattcagcagtaagtaaactctaaactttatcatagtacatgtttaaaaaaacctgactattttactactcacaaaGGCCAACAACAAATGAACAGTATAAATTACGTCATcggctttgagtgtgggctactGCACACATGGGGTAGAAaacaagcagggagacagggaggcgtgattggttcgtcagattggtacctcatggcagacattggtcgaagtttttacaggcttccAACTgctacagacacagatattctttgttgctttttcagagcacatgaattattatttccgtcaggacctaaagactatttcaaccaaaatcttaaagtgtatctggagaaaattaccaatcCTGCCTTGTCCAATGTAATCAAATTCTAATACCAAAAACAAATAACAGGTAAAGAGGGACGTTACACTATATGGTCAAGGAACAACTGTACAGACATTAATATGATTGGTGAACATATACCTGAGAGTGATTAGGAATGTTTCATATCCTTATTTGATATACTAGCATTAGAAGCAGAGGGTATATGCACATGTTGAGGAGATCTCAATGTAATAATGATGGACTATGACATGGAAACAACCAGTTTTAAGAGCATTAAGAAATCTATTACAAAGATGTTTAAATATGTGTAggataaaatatatattttttttcaacaaatggAGACACCTGCATCCACAGCGGAGAGACTTCAGTTCCTACTCTACATCACTTTCTGTCTAATCCAGGATTGATGACTTTTTTTATGCAGAAAGAGAATACATACAAGAATTTCAAATTGGAGTGGTAGATGTTTCTGATCATAGTGCCATTTACCTAAAGATACACCTGAactgaagaaaatgaaatacaagtGGAGACTGGATGTGGGAATACttaataaaaagttattatatttttgtttttgtaatgttgCAATGCATTTGAAGCTCTCTTCTTTCCCATTTCCTATTCTGGAAGTAGTGGAGATAGTATGTAGTGGTTAATATAATTCTAAAGACAGGGTTTTACCCACGTCATAAGCAAACTAAAACTGTCCCATCTCTTACCTGAGGTAAGCACACGCAGAGTCTTGGCCACCCCTGCCCATGGTGGTCCAAGAGAGACAAAGGCTTTGATGTATCGGTCTTTCCAGGCCTGTGGCTGCTGATTAAGGAAGTATAATGTGTACATGTTGCCCATGCTGTGAGCGATCAGCACCACAGGCTCGCCAGCTTTCTCTGCCATCTCTTCAATCATCTGCTGCAACGCCAGGAAAAACTTTTTATTCTCATCTGAAAGTGAAGAAAAGGAAATCTGAACAGATGAGACAGCACATTGGTCCAGGTGGCTCTGTACGCCACATTTCAATGATTAGGAGATGCTTTTTCACCTAATATCTGATGAGTCCCATATTTAGACAGAAAGCTGCATTGCGTGTGGACCAGTATAAAAATCTGGCTTGATGAGTGAGGTTTTTCACTATTCTGACTAAACTGTCTAATACAGGTGTTACAGTGTCTGTATTTGTCCTGTACTACAACGGTTTGGACATCATGGTCCAGCACATGCATACAACACAGAGAGCCTCACATTGACACAATTGTGTCTCCCTCCCCATTTTATTGGGAAATGCAAGAGTTGATTCAGAGGATAAAACATGGACTAATATAAGACTGAGTATGTCTGGTTaggaaataaaaaggagaagCAGACACAAGAcatatgaagaagaagaagaagaagaagaagagtaataAAGAAAGATGATATGGTGGAGCTAGCAAAGGTAAATGGTTTTCAGCTTGTATAGTACTTTTCtagccttctgactactcaaagtgctttaacactgcaggtcacaactaaccattcacacactgatggcagaggttgctatgtaaagtgacctttagaagtaactaattccattaatacacattcatacactgcagacgaagcaggagcaacttgtggttaagtctcttgctcaaggacacatctgacatgtggctgcaggagctgaggatccgACCTTCCTGGTTGAGAGACTACcgtctctaccaactgagccacagccgcagaCCAACCttcttctttaaatcatttgtgTGGAGAAACATCAGGTTCACAGTGGTATGTCATTGAAAAAACATCGACATGCTAATGAATATTACATCATCACCCAAAAGTGCCAATCACAGGAGCTAGTTTCCCACAATTTATCCCTGCTGTTATCAAAAAGTCGCTGGATGTGAAAGCAGAGAGGGTCATAGACGTCACGGAGgctaatacatttttaaggCTATGCATGCATTAGTAGTGGACCCCGCTTTTAAGT
This genomic interval from Labrus mixtus chromosome 4, fLabMix1.1, whole genome shotgun sequence contains the following:
- the pla2g15 gene encoding group XV phospholipase A2 — encoded protein: MRAWHWITACSALLHIWLLLSLFVDRSSETPLEKCRGKKSCQPPRPPVVLIPGDLGNQLEAKLDKPSVVHYICYKKTDSFFTLWLNLELLVPVAIDCWIDNIRLIYNGSTHASSSPPGVNIRVPGFGKTFPLEYLDPSKHSVGMYFFSIVQALVEWGYTRDDDVRGAPYDWRRAPNENKKFFLALQQMIEEMAEKAGEPVVLIAHSMGNMYTLYFLNQQPQAWKDRYIKAFVSLGPPWAGVAKTLRVLTSGDNNRIPVISPLKIRSQQRSAVSTSWLLPYAHSWPKDQVLVQTPTTNYTVLDYKQLFSDIGFEDGWLMRQDTESLVADLTPPGVVVHCLYGSGIPTSEAFHYSDKFPDVEPTVVFGDGDGTVNMLSAIQCKRWMGKQKQPVMLKELPGNEHVDMLLNVTTVAYIKNVLFSP